In Toxoplasma gondii ME49 chromosome X, whole genome shotgun sequence, a single genomic region encodes these proteins:
- a CDS encoding translin family protein (encoded by transcript TGME49_226720), translating into MRHQTKMERTHATSENRAPSAGASETAKNEIDARLITAAVALSMSDVDEQDFDSMIAMYGEEDEQREILIKKSSSGHVCCREILKLAKQAIFALHRRDVDQCQRNIKHCRKLVAETQPITEGFPALRFLGIYVGALEELAEAEIFFSFISERRLPRFASLHPLRVEEYLGGLMDFTGELNRFAVLRAVEQDLETVSLCRDFVNKIHEKMLLLDLRNSPLRRKYDTLKYTEKKLESLCYELQMGIRLKGFLPPSMTLEPEPMSKSDAEEKEEGK; encoded by the exons ATGAGACACCAAacgaagatggagaggacGCACGCGACGTCAGAAAACCGGGCACCCTCTGCTGGGGCTTCCGAGACAGCAAAAAATGAAATAGATGCTCGGCTTATCACCGCGGCCGTCGCACTCTCCATGAGTGACGTCGACGAACAAGACTTCGACTCTATGATCGCGATGtatggagaagaagatgaacaACGAGAAATCCTCATCAAAAAATCCAG TTCCGGGCATGTGTGCTGCAGGGAGATTTTAAAACTGGCGAAACAGGCGATTTTCGCGTTGCACAGACGAGACGTGGATCAATGTCAGCGAAACATCAAACACTGTCGGAAACTCGTCGCAGAGACACAACCGATCACAGAGGGCTTTCccgctcttcgctttcttg GCATCTACGTCGGCGCTCTGGAAGAGCTGGCTGAAGCTGAaatctttttttcgtttaTTTCTGAGCGCCGActtcctcgcttcgcctctctgcatcCTCTTCGCGTTGAGGAGTACTTGGGAGGCCTCATGGACTTCACTGGAGaactcaatcg CTTTGCCGTGCTCCGAGCTGTGGAACAAGACCTCGAGacagtgtctctctgcagagacttTGTCAATAAAATCCACGAGAAAATGCTGCTTCTCGACTTGCGCAACTCACCTCTGCGGCGGAAGTATGACACGCTCAAGTACACGGAAAAGAagctcgagtctctctgctACGAACTTCAGATGGGGATACGCCTCAAgggcttccttcctccctcaATGACTCTGGAGCCTGAACCTATGTCCAAGTCCGACgccgaggaaaaggaggaaggaaaatAA